From Mannheimia pernigra, one genomic window encodes:
- the luxS gene encoding S-ribosylhomocysteine lyase has protein sequence MPLLDSFKVDHTKMNAPAVRVAKTMTTPKGDTITVFDLRFCRPNIDILPVRGIHTMEHLFAGFMRDHLNSKSVEIIDISPMGCRTGFYMSLIGTPSAQEVANAWEASMNDVLNKIPDVSAIPELNEYQCGSYKEHSLEEAHNIARNVLNTGIGINHNEDLALDEKLLNL, from the coding sequence ATGCCTTTATTAGATAGTTTTAAAGTTGATCATACTAAAATGAATGCCCCTGCCGTACGTGTTGCCAAAACGATGACAACACCAAAAGGCGACACCATTACCGTATTTGATTTACGCTTCTGCCGTCCGAATATTGATATTCTGCCTGTACGAGGTATTCACACAATGGAGCACCTTTTTGCAGGATTTATGCGAGATCACCTAAATAGCAAAAGCGTAGAGATTATTGATATTTCACCAATGGGCTGTCGCACTGGTTTTTATATGTCGCTAATTGGTACGCCTTCAGCACAAGAAGTCGCGAATGCGTGGGAAGCATCAATGAACGATGTATTAAACAAAATTCCAGATGTATCTGCCATTCCAGAACTTAATGAATACCAATGTGGATCTTACAAAGAACATTCATTGGAAGAAGCTCATAATATTGCGCGTAATGTTTTAAATACAGGCATCGGAATTAACCACAACGAAGATTTGGCATTAGATGAAAAATTACTAAACCTATAG